One segment of Saprospiraceae bacterium DNA contains the following:
- a CDS encoding choice-of-anchor D domain-containing protein — protein MATLSFSLILLCAIQITAQRQYAVANNDVWKNAPALYPANYFQFLSKGEPYSAAPAKAPALLSVCAEDDSDADFNLGTPDANTLVVLQGGGAVILNPTLNEEFSGSSIPAGWTEGLFNPGSTTVSGGQVTVNGTHIYSNGSYGPGTSIEFVATYNSAAFQNVGFSDDQPFNTNPWVTIGQGASPDGNLYARASNGSNVNLGALLGAPHLFKIKRNATNFEFFVDGSATPNATITLTVGTNMYLQISDVQNFDGTLSVDWLRATPYATSGSFTSQVFDQGAPNGWGAINWTTTEPTGTSIDVFVRTGNTPTPDGSWTAFLPTTNGGTVGGGAQYLQYRVDLATTDAVYSPLLDALTVECGSGPDVTPPVITSVTAVSAPDGLSATVTWTTNEPANSLVEYGTSPGTLNDSESDGAFVTSHSIVLTGLTPGTTYHYRVTSEDVSTNSATEPEPPAAPLSFSTSVPPCFVDETAADFEQGSFSDAYLTLYYDGIMLRPTAAAEFDVLPPSSEWESFPWTGGTSNVSGGVLSVDGARYNSQPEALTFAPGATLEFVATFGAAGFQHVGFGGGTDATGSGGIYNGESDWAMFSTFSSTTNLYARTKNGPTEVNFDLGSSLIGASHLYRIEWNASSVDFYVDGALAHSEATAIGGTMRPAISDYNNGGPVLQVDWLHATPYLTPGTFESRVYDAGEQKNWAEATWTATVPAGATLQIAQRQGDTPTPDGSWTSFTNIPSSGSTVGGTSRYIQYRAELSTTDPAETPLLQDIQFACSSAAAVPPDITVKGNGVSIANRTLSVSLADHTDFGSVNVSSGTVSRTFTIENILNGEPLVLDGVPLVTIADRDASDFTVTTQPGTPILGGGGTSFTIEFDPSAPGLRSAIVIITHNDLPENPFVFTINGTGTGL, from the coding sequence TTGGCAACATTATCCTTCTCCCTCATCCTTTTGTGCGCCATTCAAATCACGGCACAGAGGCAATATGCCGTGGCGAACAATGACGTTTGGAAAAACGCTCCGGCTTTGTACCCGGCCAATTATTTCCAGTTTTTGTCAAAAGGCGAACCGTACTCGGCTGCCCCGGCAAAAGCCCCTGCTTTGCTGTCCGTTTGCGCGGAAGATGACAGCGATGCCGATTTTAACCTCGGCACCCCGGATGCCAACACTTTGGTGGTGTTGCAAGGTGGTGGCGCGGTCATTTTGAACCCGACGCTGAACGAGGAATTTTCCGGGAGCAGCATCCCGGCAGGCTGGACGGAGGGCTTGTTCAACCCCGGCAGCACCACCGTCAGCGGCGGCCAAGTGACCGTGAACGGGACACATATTTATTCAAATGGCAGCTATGGCCCCGGCACCTCCATCGAATTTGTGGCGACTTACAATTCGGCGGCATTTCAAAATGTGGGTTTTTCTGATGACCAACCTTTTAACACAAATCCGTGGGTCACGATTGGGCAAGGGGCAAGCCCCGACGGGAATCTGTATGCCCGCGCATCCAACGGTAGCAATGTCAACCTCGGCGCGTTATTAGGCGCACCGCACCTGTTCAAAATAAAACGGAACGCCACCAATTTTGAATTTTTCGTGGATGGCAGTGCTACCCCCAACGCGACCATTACCCTGACGGTAGGAACCAATATGTACCTGCAAATCAGCGACGTACAAAACTTTGACGGCACCCTTTCGGTGGATTGGCTTCGCGCCACACCCTACGCCACTTCGGGCAGTTTTACCTCCCAAGTATTCGACCAAGGGGCGCCCAACGGCTGGGGCGCCATCAACTGGACAACGACGGAACCCACCGGAACTTCCATAGACGTGTTCGTGCGGACGGGCAACACTCCCACGCCCGACGGCTCTTGGACGGCCTTCCTGCCCACGACCAACGGCGGCACTGTGGGCGGCGGTGCCCAATACCTCCAATACCGGGTGGATTTGGCCACCACAGATGCGGTGTATTCTCCCCTTTTGGATGCGCTCACGGTCGAGTGCGGCTCGGGGCCAGATGTCACGCCCCCCGTCATCACGAGCGTGACGGCAGTGTCTGCTCCCGACGGCCTTTCGGCTACCGTGACATGGACGACCAACGAACCAGCCAATTCGCTGGTGGAATACGGCACCAGTCCCGGCACCCTCAACGACAGCGAATCGGATGGCGCATTCGTCACCTCGCACAGCATCGTGCTGACCGGGCTGACCCCCGGCACGACCTATCATTACCGTGTCACTTCGGAAGATGTGTCCACCAACTCAGCCACCGAGCCGGAGCCACCCGCCGCACCTTTGAGTTTTTCGACCTCTGTCCCCCCGTGTTTTGTGGACGAAACCGCTGCCGACTTCGAGCAGGGCAGTTTTTCCGACGCTTATTTGACTTTGTACTACGATGGCATCATGTTGCGGCCAACGGCAGCGGCAGAGTTCGACGTGCTGCCGCCGAGCAGCGAATGGGAAAGTTTCCCGTGGACGGGCGGCACGTCCAACGTGTCGGGGGGCGTGTTGAGCGTGGATGGTGCGCGTTACAATTCCCAACCCGAAGCGCTCACGTTCGCTCCCGGTGCGACGTTGGAGTTTGTCGCCACCTTTGGCGCAGCCGGTTTTCAGCACGTCGGTTTTGGCGGCGGCACCGATGCGACCGGGTCGGGCGGCATTTACAATGGCGAATCGGACTGGGCGATGTTCAGCACGTTTTCTTCGACGACCAACCTCTATGCCCGCACCAAAAACGGCCCAACAGAAGTGAATTTCGACTTGGGTAGCAGTCTCATTGGGGCCTCGCACCTATACCGAATCGAATGGAACGCCAGCAGCGTGGACTTCTATGTGGATGGTGCGTTGGCACATTCGGAGGCGACCGCGATAGGCGGCACCATGCGACCTGCCATCAGCGACTATAACAATGGCGGCCCCGTGCTGCAAGTGGATTGGCTTCATGCGACTCCTTATCTGACTCCCGGCACCTTCGAGTCACGGGTGTACGACGCGGGTGAGCAAAAAAACTGGGCGGAAGCCACTTGGACGGCCACCGTCCCTGCCGGCGCCACTCTGCAAATCGCACAACGCCAAGGCGATACCCCCACGCCCGACGGCTCTTGGACTTCTTTCACCAACATACCTTCGAGCGGCTCCACGGTGGGCGGCACTTCGCGCTACATCCAGTACCGCGCCGAGCTCTCCACCACCGACCCAGCAGAGACACCCTTGCTGCAAGACATACAGTTCGCCTGTTCGTCGGCAGCCGCTGTGCCGCCCGACATCACCGTGAAAGGCAACGGCGTGTCCATCGCCAATCGCACGCTCAGTGTCAGCCTCGCCGACCACACCGATTTTGGCAGCGTCAACGTGAGCAGCGGCACGGTGAGCCGCACTTTCACCATCGAAAATATCCTGAACGGCGAGCCATTGGTGCTTGACGGTGTGCCGCTCGTGACCATCGCCGACCGCGATGCTTCCGATTTTACGGTGACCACCCAACCCGGTACCCCCATTTTGGGTGGCGGCGGCACATCGTTCACCATCGAGTTCGACCCCAGCGCACCGGGGCTGCGCTCGGCCATCGTGATTATTACGCACAACGACTTGCCCGAAAACCCCTTCGTGTTCACCATCAATGGCACGGGGACTGGGCTTTGA
- a CDS encoding Ig-like domain-containing protein, whose product MKLNLPLYAVTCQPATTSAGTLNGFRKTLFATLFFLIVFVMQGWGQTTGDYRSRQSGNWNDGCTWERYNGTNWVVQCPFPEVAGTASSSKNATGGTTHTVSLPAGIQSGDLLLIFWSDANDSGTEPTTPSGWTQLYTSTNSNSIRRTWYKVADGTEGTTINITAGAERSAHNSYRIAAGTYQGVPVAGTVATGNSNAPDPPSLTSGFGATNTLWIASLHMHNDDGGGITNPTSYGSQETANTGGAGASHARMVTARRELNAASENPGTFGSVSATVQWAANTIAIQSVSVTGTPTSASGVITIRSPHTVTFNAAITVDQVVIESGATVTQTANMTIANGSGDDLVVDGTLNRTGGDLTIQSGANMVVNGTYSRNGGTVTTTGTLVFNSGGTYIHGLNGGTVPTASWNANSNCNITGMTTIYPSGMGQTFGNVAFVRSSNSDVTMGADLTCLGNLTHSNSGSGVLSMTTSGANRTIDVGGSFSMTSGNFTMVGNNGTATINTTGDFSISGGTLNMKINNGAAALNVTGDFTKTGGTFNQRTNATSTSIITVGGNFSHSSGTYDMSGAGAIGVLNVAGNFSHTGGTLTESSSGSGSINFNGSGTQTYTSGGTVSNTINFTVNSGAFLQMAAAGTTVTGGGLFTLSSGATLGITSPQGITTAACGTGGTCGNIRTTTRTFDTGANYVYNGTAAQNTGNGLPATVNNLTFDNTGGAVTLNSARNITNDFSITTGSIANLGAALTHTANTLTLGGAGTVNGSWGHPSSPATNTNNVFFANATGIVNVATNSNPCTDPDIPTLSATSNPICDGESTTLSIASGDLNDATDWQWYTVSCGGTSAGSGTSIIVSPSITTTYYVRGEGGCVTPGACAEITVTVIPNVTPTVSIVANPGSIICDGESVTFTATANNTGGGTVSYDFQVDNVSVQNGASNTYTTSALANGEAVTCEITVTGGTCLTTTTATSNTVTMTVNDLPATFNVTGGGAYCAGGAGVPVGLSGSETGVDYQLQIGGVDTGTPVAGDGNAISFGNQTAAGTYTIVATNTTTLCTATMTGNAVVTINPLPTTFNVTGGGAYCAGGAGVPVGLSGSETGVNYQLQIGGVDTGSPVAGDGNAISFGNQTAAGTYTVVATNTTTLCTATMTGNAVVTVNPLPTTFNVTGGGAYCAGGAGVPVGLSGSETGVDYQLQIGGVDTGSPVAGDGNAISFGNQTAAGTYTVVATNTTTLCTATMTGNAVVTINAAPTCDINGLDIVCANSEDNLYEAPTGMTSYQWSITAGNGTIDGPDDEETVLVDAGAAGTFELTLVITGANGCTSTCTKTVTVAPPPTLTLTVDAPANATCGDIVDITIEVSNNFTNISSLQFSVEWDEAKLMYQSYVAPEIGGTGGDPFVGDLDAVTNGELTFTWFDPDPNAEFDGVDLSDGTVILTLTMKVIGSTGSVAVSVTDNPEPREVVDANFCSNTVTSVDASIALSPITVTCPSNTTVCIDEASFGLTGGTPSGGTYTGPGVSANTFDPVAAGPGTHTITYSYTDAMGCSNSCTFEITVNPLPTTFNVTGGGAYCAGGAGVPVGLSGSETGVDYQLQIGGVDTGTPVAGDGNAISFGNQTAAGTYTVVATNTTTLCTATMTGNAVVTVNPLPTPTFTAEPGANTCLNTDVTYTTQSGQSNYVWNVPGTAGVDYNITSGGIGGTDHTVTLQWLTTGGKTVTVNYEDANGCSGASPASNTTTVDPNANAGTVSGTTPLCISGVTTYTTTGDAGGVWSSTNTSVATVDASTGEVTAVGAGTTDITYTISTGCGAPVSAFQTLTVNPNVNAGTVSGTTPLCISDVTTYTTTGDAGGVWSSTNTGVATVDASTGEVTAVGAGTTDITYTISTGCGAPVSAFQTLTVNPNVNAGTVSGTTPLCIGDVTTYSSTGDAGGVWSSTNTGVATVDASTGEVTAVGAGTTDITYTISTGCGAPVSALQTLTVEVPDINVTGNSVSITDGDLTPDVADDTNFGCVEVAGGTVTHTFTIENTTSCPLTLTGTPYIVISGVNAGDFAVTVQPAGPTVTNGNPLTFEVEFDPSAAGVRDATVIIASDDPDENPFTFSIRGYGVDLTASLDPNVNPICEGSSTTLTLTVGGSTGPFTYDWTPNTLSGAGPHIVSPVITTNYSVVVTDVNGCTVDAATSVTVIAQPAITNPGPQTACDSYTLPTITGSNLVAPKYYDDSQANGGQEIVGPITSSMTVWIYDETGTVPNCFDEESFTVTINLTPSITNPGPQTACDSYTLPTITGSNLVNPKYYDDSQANGGQEILGPITATTTVWIYDETGTVPNCFDEESFTVTINNTPSITNPGPQTACDSYTLPTITGSNLVAPKYYDDSQANGGQEIVGPITATTTVWIYDETGTVPNCFDEESFVVTINLTPSITNPGPQTACDSYTLPTITGSNLVNPKYYDDSQANGGQEILGPITATTTVWIYDETGTVPNCSDEESFVVTINLTPSITNPGPQTACDSYTLPTITGSNLVNPKYYDDSQANGGQEILGPITSSTTVWIYDETGTAPNCFDEESFTVTINNTPSITNPGPQTACDSYTLPTITGSNLVAPKYYDDSRERRSEIVAPSPVPRRCGYTTRQAPRRTAPTRRVSR is encoded by the coding sequence ATGAAATTAAATCTACCCTTGTACGCTGTTACTTGCCAACCGGCCACCACATCCGCTGGTACATTGAATGGCTTCCGCAAAACATTATTTGCGACCCTATTCTTCCTCATAGTCTTTGTGATGCAGGGGTGGGGGCAGACGACGGGCGATTACCGCAGCCGCCAATCAGGCAACTGGAACGATGGCTGCACTTGGGAACGATACAACGGTACCAACTGGGTAGTGCAATGCCCCTTCCCGGAAGTGGCGGGTACTGCATCAAGTTCTAAAAATGCAACCGGAGGTACTACACATACGGTCTCCCTTCCTGCGGGTATTCAAAGCGGCGACCTGCTGCTTATTTTCTGGTCGGATGCGAATGATAGCGGTACCGAACCAACTACCCCATCTGGCTGGACGCAGCTTTATACAAGTACCAATAGTAATAGTATCCGCCGTACATGGTACAAAGTAGCAGATGGTACAGAAGGCACTACTATCAATATCACAGCCGGTGCGGAACGCAGCGCGCACAACTCTTACCGTATTGCTGCGGGTACTTATCAGGGGGTGCCGGTAGCAGGTACAGTAGCAACAGGAAACAGTAATGCTCCTGACCCGCCATCTCTAACCTCAGGGTTCGGGGCGACGAACACACTTTGGATAGCATCGTTGCACATGCATAACGATGACGGCGGTGGAATAACGAATCCGACGAGCTATGGAAGCCAAGAAACAGCCAATACCGGAGGTGCAGGAGCCTCTCATGCGAGAATGGTGACTGCTCGCCGTGAGTTGAATGCCGCATCAGAAAATCCGGGGACTTTTGGCAGCGTCAGTGCTACTGTTCAGTGGGCAGCCAACACCATCGCCATTCAAAGCGTATCGGTCACTGGCACACCCACAAGTGCCAGCGGCGTCATCACCATTCGCAGCCCACATACGGTGACCTTCAATGCTGCTATCACGGTTGACCAAGTGGTCATCGAATCGGGCGCGACAGTGACTCAAACTGCCAACATGACCATAGCTAATGGCTCAGGTGATGACCTCGTGGTGGATGGCACACTAAACCGTACCGGCGGTGACTTGACCATACAAAGTGGTGCAAATATGGTAGTGAATGGCACTTACTCGCGCAATGGCGGCACCGTGACGACCACGGGTACCTTGGTTTTCAATAGTGGCGGCACATATATTCATGGGTTGAACGGCGGCACTGTCCCCACCGCTTCTTGGAATGCCAACTCCAACTGCAATATCACCGGGATGACAACTATTTATCCCAGTGGCATGGGGCAGACGTTTGGGAATGTGGCGTTTGTCCGTTCTTCGAATAGTGATGTCACAATGGGGGCAGACCTAACCTGCTTGGGCAACCTTACTCATTCAAACTCGGGAAGTGGTGTGCTGAGCATGACGACCTCTGGTGCTAACAGAACCATTGATGTTGGAGGGAGTTTCTCGATGACTTCCGGTAATTTTACGATGGTTGGAAACAATGGCACCGCTACTATCAATACTACTGGTGATTTTAGTATATCTGGCGGCACGCTCAATATGAAAATAAACAATGGTGCAGCCGCCCTCAACGTCACAGGTGATTTCACCAAAACAGGCGGCACTTTCAACCAACGCACCAACGCCACATCAACGTCTATCATAACCGTTGGAGGCAACTTTAGCCACAGTTCCGGCACTTATGATATGTCCGGTGCCGGTGCCATTGGTGTTTTGAACGTGGCCGGCAACTTCTCCCATACAGGCGGCACTCTCACCGAGTCTTCCTCCGGCAGTGGCTCCATCAACTTCAACGGCTCAGGCACACAAACCTACACCTCCGGCGGCACGGTGTCCAACACCATCAACTTCACCGTGAACAGCGGCGCTTTCCTGCAAATGGCTGCGGCGGGTACTACGGTAACAGGTGGAGGATTGTTCACGCTTTCGTCGGGAGCAACGCTCGGCATTACTTCCCCTCAAGGCATCACTACCGCTGCTTGTGGCACGGGAGGCACATGCGGCAATATTCGGACAACGACCCGCACCTTCGACACCGGCGCCAACTACGTCTATAACGGCACCGCCGCTCAGAACACGGGCAACGGCCTGCCCGCCACGGTGAACAACCTCACCTTCGATAACACCGGCGGGGCGGTCACCCTCAACTCGGCGCGAAATATCACGAACGACTTTTCCATCACAACGGGGTCAATCGCCAATCTTGGAGCGGCTTTGACCCATACCGCTAATACTCTGACGTTGGGTGGCGCGGGTACCGTGAACGGCTCTTGGGGGCACCCGTCCTCTCCTGCCACAAACACCAACAACGTGTTCTTTGCCAACGCAACGGGCATCGTGAATGTGGCGACCAACAGCAATCCATGCACCGACCCTGACATTCCCACCCTCTCCGCCACTTCCAACCCAATATGTGATGGCGAAAGCACGACCCTCAGCATTGCTTCGGGCGACCTGAACGATGCCACCGATTGGCAGTGGTACACCGTATCCTGCGGCGGCACCTCTGCGGGCAGCGGTACTTCCATCATAGTATCGCCCAGCATCACTACCACTTATTATGTGCGGGGAGAGGGAGGCTGCGTGACACCCGGGGCTTGCGCCGAAATCACCGTCACCGTCATCCCCAACGTCACCCCCACCGTCAGCATCGTCGCCAATCCCGGCAGCATCATCTGCGACGGCGAAAGTGTGACATTCACGGCCACCGCGAACAACACAGGCGGCGGCACGGTGAGCTACGATTTTCAAGTGGACAACGTGAGCGTGCAGAACGGCGCGTCGAATACTTATACGACCTCGGCGCTGGCGAATGGTGAAGCGGTGACCTGCGAAATCACGGTCACGGGCGGCACTTGCCTCACCACCACCACAGCCACCTCGAACACCGTCACGATGACGGTGAACGATTTGCCAGCCACCTTCAATGTGACAGGCGGCGGCGCGTACTGCGCGGGTGGCGCGGGTGTTCCGGTAGGTCTCAGCGGCTCGGAAACAGGCGTTGATTACCAACTTCAAATCGGCGGCGTTGACACGGGAACTCCGGTGGCTGGCGACGGCAATGCCATCTCTTTTGGCAATCAGACTGCGGCAGGTACTTACACCATCGTAGCAACGAACACCACCACGCTCTGCACGGCCACGATGACTGGCAATGCGGTGGTGACGATAAATCCTTTGCCAACCACCTTTAACGTAACTGGCGGCGGCGCGTATTGCGCGGGCGGCGCGGGTGTCCCGGTGGGTCTCAGCGGTTCGGAAACTGGTGTCAACTACCAACTTCAAATCGGCGGCGTTGACACAGGCAGCCCGGTGGCAGGCGACGGCAACGCGATTAGTTTTGGCAATCAAACTGCGGCGGGAACCTACACCGTCGTGGCCACAAACACCACCACACTCTGCACGGCCACGATGACTGGCAACGCGGTGGTGACCGTGAATCCTTTGCCAACCACCTTCAATGTGACTGGCGGCGGCGCGTACTGCGCGGGTGGCGCGGGTGTTCCGGTAGGTCTCAGCGGTTCCGAAACGGGTGTTGACTATCAACTTCAAATCGGCGGCGTTGACACGGGCAGCCCGGTGGCTGGCGACGGCAACGCGATTAGTTTTGGCAACCAAACAGCGGCGGGAACCTACACCGTCGTGGCCACGAACACCACCACGCTCTGCACGGCCACGATGACAGGCAATGCGGTGGTAACTATCAACGCAGCACCCACTTGTGATATCAACGGTTTGGACATCGTGTGCGCCAACTCGGAAGATAACCTCTACGAGGCACCCACAGGTATGACCTCTTATCAGTGGAGTATCACGGCTGGCAACGGCACGATTGACGGGCCGGACGACGAGGAGACCGTGTTGGTGGATGCTGGTGCGGCGGGTACTTTTGAGTTGACATTGGTCATTACAGGTGCTAACGGTTGCACCTCCACTTGCACGAAAACGGTGACGGTGGCTCCCCCACCCACACTTACCCTTACGGTTGACGCGCCAGCGAACGCGACCTGCGGCGACATCGTGGACATTACCATTGAGGTGAGCAACAATTTCACCAATATCTCCTCCTTGCAGTTCAGCGTCGAGTGGGATGAGGCAAAGTTGATGTATCAGAGTTATGTCGCCCCAGAAATCGGCGGCACGGGCGGCGACCCGTTCGTCGGCGACTTGGATGCCGTGACAAATGGCGAACTGACGTTCACATGGTTCGACCCAGACCCCAACGCGGAGTTCGACGGGGTTGACCTGAGCGACGGCACCGTGATACTGACCCTGACCATGAAAGTCATTGGCAGCACGGGCAGCGTGGCCGTGTCGGTGACAGACAATCCTGAGCCGAGAGAGGTTGTGGATGCGAACTTCTGCTCCAACACAGTGACATCGGTTGATGCGAGCATCGCCTTGAGTCCGATAACGGTCACTTGCCCATCCAACACGACCGTTTGTATTGACGAGGCATCGTTCGGGCTTACTGGAGGCACGCCTTCGGGCGGCACATACACAGGGCCGGGTGTGAGCGCCAACACGTTTGACCCAGTGGCGGCTGGCCCGGGAACGCACACAATCACATACTCCTACACCGATGCAATGGGTTGTTCCAACTCTTGCACGTTTGAGATTACGGTAAATCCTTTGCCAACCACCTTCAATGTGACTGGCGGCGGCGCGTACTGCGCGGGTGGCGCGGGTGTCCCGGTAGGTCTCAGCGGCTCGGAAACAGGCGTTGATTACCAACTTCAAATCGGCGGCGTTGACACGGGAACTCCGGTGGCTGGCGACGGCAATGCCATCTCTTTTGGCAATCAGACTGCGGCAGGTACTTACACCGTCGTAGCAACGAACACCACCACGCTCTGCACGGCCACGATGACTGGCAATGCGGTGGTGACGGTGAATCCTTTGCCGACACCTACCTTCACAGCAGAACCGGGAGCCAATACTTGCCTAAATACAGATGTAACCTATACCACCCAATCGGGTCAATCCAACTATGTTTGGAATGTACCCGGCACGGCAGGTGTGGATTACAATATCACATCGGGCGGCATCGGCGGCACCGACCATACCGTCACCCTGCAATGGCTGACGACTGGCGGCAAAACGGTGACCGTCAACTATGAAGATGCCAACGGATGCTCGGGAGCCAGCCCGGCCTCCAACACAACTACCGTTGACCCAAATGCCAATGCGGGAACAGTCAGCGGCACCACCCCACTTTGCATCAGTGGTGTGACCACCTACACGACCACAGGCGACGCAGGAGGCGTGTGGAGCAGCACGAACACAAGCGTGGCGACAGTGGATGCCTCCACAGGCGAAGTGACCGCCGTGGGCGCTGGCACGACCGACATCACCTACACCATCAGCACGGGCTGTGGCGCCCCGGTCTCGGCTTTCCAAACTTTGACTGTCAACCCAAATGTAAATGCAGGCACAGTCAGCGGCACCACCCCGCTTTGCATCAGTGATGTGACCACCTACACGACCACGGGCGACGCGGGCGGCGTTTGGAGCAGCACAAACACGGGCGTGGCGACAGTGGATGCCTCCACAGGCGAAGTGACCGCCGTGGGCGCTGGCACGACCGACATCACCTACACCATCAGCACGGGCTGTGGCGCTCCGGTCTCGGCGTTCCAAACTTTGACTGTCAACCCGAACGTAAACGCAGGCACAGTCAGCGGCACCACCCCGCTTTGCATCGGCGACGTGACCACATACTCATCCACGGGCGACGCGGGCGGCGTTTGGAGCAGCACAAACACGGGCGTGGCGACAGTGGATGCCTCCACAGGCGAAGTTACCGCCGTGGGCGCTGGCACGACCGACATCACCTACACCATCAGCACGGGCTGTGGCGCTCCGGTCTCGGCGCTCCAAACTTTGACGGTAGAAGTCCCCGACATCAACGTAACGGGTAATTCAGTCTCCATCACCGACGGCGACCTCACCCCCGACGTGGCCGACGACACCAACTTTGGTTGTGTGGAAGTGGCTGGCGGCACGGTGACGCATACATTTACGATTGAAAATACTACTTCCTGCCCGCTTACCCTGACTGGCACACCATATATTGTTATTAGTGGTGTCAATGCAGGTGATTTCGCGGTAACTGTGCAACCCGCTGGCCCCACCGTGACCAACGGAAACCCACTCACATTCGAGGTGGAATTCGACCCCTCGGCAGCGGGTGTCCGCGATGCGACGGTCATTATCGCAAGCGATGACCCTGATGAAAATCCCTTTACTTTTTCGATAAGAGGGTACGGGGTGGATTTGACGGCGAGTTTAGACCCCAATGTTAATCCTATTTGTGAAGGTAGCAGTACCACCCTCACCCTAACGGTGGGCGGCTCGACCGGCCCCTTCACCTACGACTGGACGCCAAATACACTCTCCGGCGCAGGGCCACATATCGTGTCTCCTGTTATCACGACCAATTACAGCGTAGTGGTGACAGATGTGAATGGATGCACAGTGGATGCGGCAACGAGTGTGACGGTGATAGCGCAGCCCGCCATCACCAACCCCGGCCCGCAGACGGCGTGCGACAGTTACACGCTTCCGACCATCACGGGGTCGAACCTCGTGGCGCCGAAGTACTACGACGACAGCCAGGCGAACGGCGGTCAGGAAATCGTCGGCCCCATCACCAGTTCCATGACGGTGTGGATATACGACGAGACGGGCACCGTGCCGAACTGCTTTGACGAGGAGAGTTTCACGGTGACCATCAACCTGACCCCGTCCATCACGAACCCCGGCCCGCAGACGGCGTGCGACAGTTACACGCTTCCGACCATCACGGGCAGCAATCTGGTCAACCCGAAGTACTACGACGACAGCCAGGCGAACGGCGGCCAGGAAATTCTTGGCCCCATCACGGCCACGACGACGGTGTGGATATACGACGAGACAGGCACCGTGCCGAACTGCTTTGACGAGGAGAGTTTCACGGTGACCATCAACAACACGCCGTCCATCACGAACCCCGGCCCGCAGACGGCGTGCGACAGTTACACGCTTCCGACCATCACGGGGTCGAACCTCGTGGCGCCGAAGTACTACGACGACAGCCAGGCGAACGGCGGTCAGGAAATCGTCGGCCCCATCACGGCCACGACGACGGTGTGGATATACGACGAGACGGGCACCGTGCCGAACTGCTTTGACGAGGAGAGTTTTGTGGTGACCATCAACCTGACCCCGTCCATCACGAACCCCGGCCCGCAGACGGCGTGCGACAGTTACACGCTTCCGACCATCACGGGCAGCAATCTGGTCAACCCGAAGTACTACGACGACAGCCAGGCGAACGGCGGCCAGGAAATTCTTGGCCCCATCACGGCCACGACGACGGTGTGGATATACGACGAGACGGGCACCGTGCCGAACTGCTCGGACGAGGAGAGTTTTGTGGTGACCATCAACCTGACCCCGTCCATCACCAACCCCGGCCCGCAGACGGCGTGCGACAGTTACACCTTGCCGACCATCACGGGCAGCAATCTGGTCAACCCGAAGTACTACGACGACAGCCAGGCGAACGGCGGTCAGGAAATTCTTGGCCCCATCACCAGTTCCACGACGGTGTGGATATACGACGAGACGGGCACCGCGCCGAACTGCTTTGACGAGGAGAGTTTCACGGTGACCATCAACAACACGCCGTCCATCACCAACCCCGGCCCGCAGACGGCGTGCGACAGTTACACCTTGCCGACCATCACTGGGTCGAACCTCGTGGCGCCGAAATACTACGACGACAGCCGCGAACGGCGGTCGGAAATCGTCGCCCCATCACCAGTTCCACGACGGTGTGGATATACGACGAGACAGGCACCGCGCCGAACTGCTCCGACGAGGAGAGTTTCACGGTGA